Proteins from a single region of Methanotorris igneus Kol 5:
- a CDS encoding DNA-directed RNA polymerase subunit K produces MKLTKFEVARMLGARAMQISEGAPITIETDKSSTLEIAMEEIKKGTVPLRVKRPKIGSEE; encoded by the coding sequence ATGAAATTGACAAAATTTGAAGTTGCAAGAATGTTAGGTGCAAGAGCAATGCAGATTTCAGAAGGAGCTCCAATAACAATAGAAACTGATAAATCATCAACATTAGAAATTGCAATGGAAGAGATAAAAAAAGGTACCGTTCCTTTAAGAGTAAAAAGGCCAAAAATTGGTTCTGAAGAGTAA
- a CDS encoding 4Fe-4S dicluster domain-containing protein: MAVTIDYSKCKGPECAECVNTCPMEVFEIQGDKVVVAKEDECTFCGVCEDVCPTKAIKVTQE, encoded by the coding sequence ATGGCTGTAACAATTGATTACTCAAAATGTAAGGGTCCAGAATGTGCAGAATGTGTAAACACATGCCCTATGGAAGTATTCGAAATCCAAGGAGACAAAGTTGTTGTTGCAAAAGAAGACGAATGTACATTCTGTGGAGTTTGTGAAGACGTCTGCCCAACAAAAGCAATAAAGGTAACTCAAGAATAA
- a CDS encoding HypC/HybG/HupF family hydrogenase formation chaperone, translating into MCLAIPCKVIEIIEEDGEKYAIAEYKGVKQKAKLTLLENVKVGDYILIHTGYALEVMSEEDAKLSLEAWEELFNALEEMDKEKEKINE; encoded by the coding sequence ATGTGTTTAGCAATTCCATGTAAAGTTATTGAAATTATTGAAGAGGATGGAGAAAAATACGCAATAGCTGAATATAAGGGAGTTAAGCAAAAGGCAAAATTAACTTTATTGGAAAATGTAAAAGTAGGGGATTATATTTTAATACATACTGGGTATGCACTGGAAGTTATGAGTGAAGAAGATGCAAAACTAAGCTTAGAAGCATGGGAAGAATTGTTTAATGCTTTAGAAGAAATGGATAAAGAAAAAGAGAAAATAAACGAATAA
- a CDS encoding YqaA family protein yields MDFEIFKDVGLNLVKEYGYLGIFLIGLSEPIFQPIPTEIFIISGVLLGLDWKLVLIVSTLGCNLGAIITYCLATKYGEKLALRLFDEEKLKKGEKFLKKWGVMGVIVVSFTPIPFEIICWVCGMFNMPFEKYMVAVFLSRMIKHGLAVLPFVLPIKNYLPF; encoded by the coding sequence ATGGATTTTGAAATATTTAAGGATGTGGGGTTGAATCTTGTTAAAGAGTATGGGTATTTGGGTATATTTTTAATAGGGCTTTCTGAGCCCATTTTTCAACCTATCCCAACAGAAATTTTTATAATTAGTGGAGTTCTTTTGGGTCTTGATTGGAAGTTGGTTTTAATTGTCTCTACACTTGGTTGTAACCTTGGGGCTATAATAACATATTGCCTTGCAACAAAGTATGGGGAAAAGTTAGCATTGAGATTGTTTGATGAGGAAAAATTAAAAAAAGGAGAAAAATTTTTAAAAAAATGGGGAGTTATGGGTGTTATCGTTGTGAGCTTTACTCCAATACCATTTGAGATAATATGCTGGGTTTGTGGTATGTTTAATATGCCATTTGAAAAGTATATGGTTGCAGTTTTTTTGAGTAGAATGATTAAGCATGGATTAGCTGTTTTGCCATTTGTTTTGCCAATAAAAAACTATCTTCCATTTTAA
- a CDS encoding IS200/IS605 family accessory protein TnpB-related protein produces the protein MQNKNKLPSEIVLTYKIKHNYDLKNLLDGFMSTSQKAVDIIWENINWKEKQVKHRFKSKNKYKYYTTTRLIPEIPKDKDFKRELRNYLLNGWNFASHYVDGAIKVAYSTIESWKSNYLDGKRKRNKPTFKRPFVRVKNTLIKYDKENGTIRITIKARKEYLVLDIKNEWFFEKIRGFDIGEIILKDNEALITFKKPLNIFDKKVVIGVDSNLKSLDLFHPEEGWIRVDLSELHRIKNVYDVIIDKLKSIYKKAPKRIGILLKKYYNRRKNRVEDFINKLTSQLSKLFPNAIFIFEDLDKLNMYKNSNFNRDLDRTSWREIAKKLEYKSIVFYVNPHYTSKTCPICGSRMESQEGQVVTCEKCGVFNRQFVGSFNIFKRGVKLVKKLLGGVGVPVTGVEVDDLLSNEPRGELRPMSPKSIVRVNLSGSTFIHIYS, from the coding sequence ATGCAAAATAAAAACAAACTTCCATCCGAAATCGTATTAACTTACAAGATTAAACATAATTACGATTTAAAAAACTTGTTAGATGGATTTATGAGTACCTCTCAGAAAGCAGTTGATATTATCTGGGAAAATATCAACTGGAAAGAAAAACAAGTTAAACATCGATTTAAATCTAAAAATAAATACAAATACTACACAACCACCCGATTAATCCCAGAAATTCCAAAAGATAAGGATTTCAAAAGAGAACTAAGAAATTATTTACTAAATGGATGGAATTTTGCTTCTCATTATGTTGATGGGGCTATTAAAGTGGCTTATTCAACAATAGAGAGTTGGAAATCGAATTATTTAGATGGTAAAAGAAAAAGAAATAAACCGACATTTAAAAGACCTTTTGTTAGAGTTAAAAATACCCTAATAAAATACGATAAAGAAAATGGAACGATAAGGATAACGATAAAAGCGAGGAAGGAGTATTTAGTTTTAGACATTAAAAATGAATGGTTTTTCGAAAAAATTAGAGGTTTTGACATTGGAGAGATTATTTTGAAGGACAACGAGGCATTAATAACCTTTAAAAAACCTTTAAATATATTTGATAAAAAAGTCGTTATCGGTGTAGATAGCAATCTAAAATCCTTAGATTTATTCCATCCAGAGGAAGGGTGGATTAGAGTTGACTTATCTGAACTACATAGAATAAAGAATGTTTATGATGTTATTATCGATAAGTTAAAGTCGATTTATAAAAAAGCCCCAAAAAGAATTGGTATATTGCTAAAAAAGTATTATAATAGGAGAAAAAATCGAGTTGAAGATTTTATTAACAAATTAACTTCCCAGCTATCTAAACTCTTTCCAAATGCAATTTTTATCTTTGAGGATTTGGATAAGCTCAATATGTATAAAAATTCAAACTTTAACAGAGATTTAGATAGGACAAGCTGGAGAGAGATAGCGAAAAAGTTAGAGTATAAGAGTATTGTTTTTTACGTTAATCCTCACTATACTTCAAAAACCTGTCCTATATGCGGGAGTAGAATGGAGTCCCAAGAGGGACAGGTTGTAACATGCGAAAAATGTGGAGTTTTCAATAGGCAGTTCGTCGGCTCTTTTAATATCTTTAAAAGAGGAGTTAAATTAGTTAAAAAACTCTTAGGCGGAGTCGGGGTCCCCGTTACTGGGGTGGAGGTCGATGATTTACTCTCCAATGAACCCAGAGGAGAGTTGAGACCAATGTCACCCAAGTCCATCGTGAGGGTTAATTTAAGCGGGAGTACTTTTATTCACATTTACTCCTAA
- the cas6 gene encoding CRISPR-associated endoribonuclease Cas6, producing the protein MRIELELETEEFTIIPYNHQYYLASALYNKIHSSNPEYAERLHSYQKFKFFTFSLLQIRKRMIKKDGIETIDGKVNLYISSPSVEFLENFISGLLEDGMLKVGDIEFFVKKAKILPTPEKFEVLKTLSPIYLKTLVDTEEGKKTYDLLPNNSKFYENLKKNLKKKYEAFYNKKCDLDFEFEVLKYKPKRMRIKNTYHKCSEMVFRVWGDYELIKFGYDCGFGEKNSMGFGMVQAISL; encoded by the coding sequence ATGAGAATTGAGTTGGAATTGGAAACTGAGGAATTTACGATAATCCCCTACAACCACCAATACTACTTAGCATCGGCATTATATAATAAAATACACTCGTCCAATCCAGAATATGCTGAAAGATTGCATAGCTATCAGAAATTTAAGTTTTTTACATTTTCCTTATTACAAATTAGAAAAAGAATGATTAAAAAAGATGGTATTGAGACAATTGATGGGAAAGTTAATCTATATATCTCATCCCCAAGTGTGGAATTTTTGGAAAATTTTATAAGTGGACTACTTGAAGATGGGATGCTAAAAGTTGGAGATATAGAGTTTTTTGTAAAAAAGGCGAAAATATTACCCACACCAGAAAAATTTGAAGTTTTAAAGACACTTTCCCCCATATATTTAAAAACATTGGTTGATACTGAGGAAGGTAAAAAGACCTATGATTTATTGCCAAATAACTCAAAGTTCTACGAAAATCTAAAAAAGAACCTGAAGAAAAAGTATGAGGCATTCTATAATAAAAAATGTGACTTGGATTTTGAATTTGAAGTTTTGAAGTATAAACCAAAAAGGATGAGGATTAAAAATACATACCATAAATGCTCTGAAATGGTGTTTAGGGTTTGGGGGGATTATGAGTTAATAAAGTTTGGTTATGATTGTGGATTTGGGGAGAAAAATTCCATGGGCTTTGGAATGGTGCAAGCTATCAGCTTATAG
- a CDS encoding TldD/PmbA family protein — MDIVEKIINIGEKEGFEVEVFISKGISSSIDLDGESVDSVETSKDFGVGVRVIKDGKVGFAYSTKEDVNVVYKAMKNLVEDKFVSFAEKEKFKEPKGIFYKDILKLDEEEMLSDLILMKDIAKDEGVTVTGGGISKSYEYNRIVNSNGVDVEEEFTFYSAYLSVIYENETGYEGLTKTKRFDVENIAKKAVELAKKSVNGKTITYDGDIILSPRALSSLLPYTLIPSFSAENVQRNRSVLKDKLGEQVFGESITIVDDGTLDNANYSSKVDGEGCPTKRTVLVENGVLKSYLYDIKRANIDGKECTGNGMRDYSSLPYISPSNFIIEPVDKLENFDNYVYVNGVIGSHTSNPITGDFAVEIQNAFMVKGGEEIPIKKGLLSGNIFECLKDAVPLNDVEQRGKLISPSIVIKGHIVG, encoded by the coding sequence ATGGATATTGTAGAAAAAATCATAAACATTGGGGAAAAAGAAGGATTTGAAGTTGAGGTTTTTATTTCAAAAGGAATTTCTTCATCAATTGATTTAGATGGGGAAAGTGTAGATAGTGTAGAGACATCAAAGGACTTTGGGGTTGGGGTGAGGGTTATAAAGGATGGTAAAGTTGGTTTTGCATATTCAACAAAAGAGGATGTGAATGTAGTGTATAAAGCAATGAAAAATTTAGTTGAGGATAAGTTTGTTTCATTTGCAGAAAAGGAAAAATTTAAAGAACCAAAAGGGATTTTTTACAAGGATATTTTGAAATTGGATGAGGAGGAGATGTTGAGTGATTTAATTTTAATGAAAGACATAGCAAAGGATGAAGGTGTTACTGTAACTGGTGGAGGGATTTCTAAGAGCTACGAATACAATAGGATAGTTAATTCTAATGGTGTTGATGTTGAGGAGGAGTTTACTTTTTACTCCGCATATTTGTCTGTTATATATGAAAATGAAACGGGTTACGAAGGTTTAACAAAAACAAAAAGATTCGATGTGGAAAATATAGCAAAAAAAGCTGTAGAGTTGGCAAAGAAATCAGTGAATGGTAAAACAATAACCTATGATGGAGATATTATACTAAGCCCAAGAGCACTTAGTTCTCTCTTGCCATACACGTTAATACCTTCATTTAGTGCGGAAAATGTGCAAAGAAATAGGTCTGTTTTAAAGGACAAATTGGGAGAGCAAGTATTTGGGGAAAGTATAACCATAGTAGACGATGGAACCTTAGACAATGCAAATTACTCATCAAAGGTAGATGGAGAAGGTTGCCCAACAAAAAGGACAGTTTTAGTTGAAAATGGAGTGTTGAAGAGTTATTTGTATGATATAAAGAGGGCAAATATTGATGGCAAAGAGTGCACCGGAAATGGAATGAGGGACTATAGTTCTCTCCCATACATTTCCCCATCAAACTTTATAATTGAGCCAGTGGATAAATTGGAGAACTTTGACAACTATGTTTATGTGAATGGAGTTATCGGCTCCCACACATCAAACCCAATAACTGGGGACTTTGCAGTTGAGATTCAAAATGCATTCATGGTGAAGGGTGGGGAAGAAATTCCTATTAAAAAAGGTTTGTTGTCTGGGAATATCTTTGAGTGTTTAAAGGATGCAGTTCCATTAAATGATGTTGAGCAAAGAGGTAAGTTAATTTCTCCTTCAATAGTTATAAAAGGGCATATCGTTGGATAA
- a CDS encoding ATP-binding protein: protein MKFFDRTEEINEILNILKKEPNDIYFIFGPINSGKTTLIKHIIENKLSNNYQVFYINFRTCLISEKREFIEAIFTTKKDTIFEKIKDKKEVLELLNKGIKIFTGVPIPEADFDNLFEKKINDAFQYLNDILLETKKSGKIPILIFDELQMIKEVVLNGQRYLLKELFQFLVSLTKEQHLCHVFCLSSDSLFIEYVYNAGELEGRAKYLLVNDFDKETALKFMNFLAVEYGIKLTNREKELIYSYVGGKAKDINYVVEEVKYKNLNEILDELLNNEILKLGIFLEKMDYIEAKINIDGNLIKVKKEDVLKALKLFKENYAVPIEKIPMHVRNFLVEENILFLNLLRRMLNPQSFLIWNAIKRVVG, encoded by the coding sequence ATGAAATTCTTTGATAGAACTGAGGAAATAAATGAAATTTTAAATATATTGAAAAAGGAACCCAATGATATTTACTTTATTTTCGGCCCAATAAATTCAGGAAAAACGACACTAATAAAACATATTATTGAAAATAAATTAAGCAATAATTATCAAGTTTTTTATATAAATTTTAGGACTTGTCTCATCTCTGAAAAAAGGGAGTTCATAGAAGCGATATTTACAACTAAAAAAGATACAATCTTTGAAAAAATTAAGGATAAAAAAGAAGTTTTGGAGTTATTGAATAAGGGGATAAAAATCTTTACTGGCGTCCCAATTCCAGAGGCGGATTTTGATAATCTATTTGAGAAGAAAATAAATGATGCCTTTCAATATTTGAATGATATTTTATTGGAAACTAAAAAGAGTGGAAAAATTCCAATACTAATTTTTGATGAATTACAGATGATTAAAGAGGTAGTTCTAAATGGGCAGAGATATTTGTTAAAGGAGTTATTTCAGTTTTTAGTTTCTTTAACAAAAGAACAACATCTATGTCATGTTTTTTGTCTGTCTTCTGATTCTTTGTTTATTGAATATGTTTATAACGCTGGGGAATTAGAGGGGAGGGCAAAATACTTATTAGTTAATGATTTTGATAAAGAAACTGCCTTAAAGTTTATGAATTTTTTAGCAGTAGAATATGGCATTAAATTAACAAACAGAGAAAAAGAATTAATTTATTCCTATGTTGGGGGAAAAGCGAAAGACATAAATTATGTGGTTGAGGAAGTAAAGTACAAAAATTTAAATGAGATTTTGGATGAATTATTAAACAATGAAATCTTAAAATTAGGAATCTTTTTAGAAAAAATGGATTACATTGAGGCAAAAATCAATATTGATGGAAATTTAATTAAGGTTAAAAAAGAGGACGTTTTGAAGGCATTGAAGTTGTTTAAAGAGAATTATGCCGTTCCAATAGAAAAAATCCCAATGCATGTGAGGAATTTTTTAGTTGAGGAGAATATTCTATTTTTAAATCTATTGAGGAGGATGCTAAATCCACAGAGCTTTTTAATTTGGAATGCAATTAAGAGAGTTGTTGGATAA
- a CDS encoding segregation and condensation protein A encodes MEFELWVRMIKESIEKKNVDPWNINIAEIADLYMSKIKELKKFDIRLSADVILVGGILLRMKSEVLYGECEVIDDEYEEEFYEDYDDYYGYDEDNEDVKITPPVRRPPAKINKEKITLDDLIKTLRDELEKVKKKKTKKSKSSKKSEVILGDVQDIVEELIEEEDISDIIDKLLDDLRREKIIVFQKRFSSKEDKVKYFLPSLYLANDGKVELIQEELFKDLIVKLKE; translated from the coding sequence ATGGAGTTTGAATTATGGGTTAGGATGATAAAGGAGAGTATAGAAAAAAAGAACGTAGACCCATGGAATATAAATATAGCGGAAATTGCTGATTTATATATGAGTAAAATAAAGGAACTTAAAAAATTTGATATAAGGTTATCTGCTGATGTTATTCTTGTTGGGGGGATTTTGTTAAGGATGAAATCAGAGGTTCTTTATGGTGAATGTGAAGTTATAGATGATGAATACGAGGAAGAGTTTTATGAGGATTATGATGATTATTACGGCTATGATGAAGATAATGAGGATGTGAAGATAACTCCACCAGTAAGAAGACCACCAGCAAAAATTAATAAAGAAAAAATAACCTTGGATGATTTGATAAAAACATTGAGGGACGAATTAGAAAAAGTAAAAAAGAAGAAGACAAAGAAAAGCAAAAGTAGCAAAAAATCTGAAGTAATTTTAGGAGATGTGCAGGATATTGTTGAAGAGTTGATTGAAGAAGAGGATATTTCCGATATTATTGATAAACTGTTGGATGATTTGAGAAGGGAAAAAATTATAGTATTTCAAAAAAGATTCTCATCAAAAGAGGATAAGGTTAAGTATTTCCTCCCATCCCTATATTTGGCAAACGATGGGAAAGTTGAACTTATTCAGGAGGAGTTGTTTAAGGATTTAATTGTTAAGTTAAAGGAATAG
- the moaC gene encoding cyclic pyranopterin monophosphate synthase MoaC, which produces MLTHIDEKGVKMVDISKKEDVERICVAEGYIKLKPSTIELIKRNEIVKGDVLTTAQIAAMMGVKNTSNLIPACHPLPITSVRVDFEVFDDKIKATVEVKTTYKTGIEMEALTGVSIALLTIWDMVKSVEKDENGQYPNTEIYGIRVVKKVKNNI; this is translated from the coding sequence ATGCTGACACACATAGATGAAAAAGGGGTAAAAATGGTTGATATTTCAAAAAAAGAAGATGTTGAGAGGATATGTGTTGCAGAGGGATATATAAAATTGAAACCGTCTACAATAGAGTTGATAAAGAGAAATGAAATTGTTAAGGGGGATGTTTTAACAACAGCACAAATAGCGGCAATGATGGGAGTTAAAAATACTTCTAACCTAATTCCTGCATGTCATCCTTTACCTATAACTTCTGTTAGAGTTGATTTTGAGGTTTTTGATGATAAAATTAAGGCAACAGTTGAGGTAAAGACAACATACAAAACAGGCATTGAGATGGAGGCGTTGACAGGGGTTTCTATTGCTTTATTAACAATATGGGACATGGTTAAGAGTGTAGAGAAAGACGAAAATGGGCAGTATCCAAACACCGAAATATATGGAATAAGAGTTGTGAAAAAAGTAAAAAATAATATTTAG
- a CDS encoding DUF2334 domain-containing protein: MKLLIYVLILILFIFSVCTIQNHPKTTVMYVINETKPQTNLGTKSPIETSWGSYLFEIHYKHISNKNPNYTSPIILVHDVSPLYYNELKEIVKIIDKHNYQNRTYLFVIVNHDNRYNLKNYPKFIKFLHKLEDDGYHIELHGYNHIDGEFNCNKEIAEEKIKKSLEILNECGFSNISYILPPRYEISKDAENVMLSYNLTIITKNYILTKTEKIPIKNREYTWYLPKSFTKIMLILAEFDYKTSNHQFYLSIHPKSINYGGGLKFLDEFLNETTN, translated from the coding sequence TTGAAATTGCTTATCTATGTTCTTATTCTGATTTTGTTCATATTTAGTGTTTGCACAATCCAAAATCATCCAAAAACCACAGTTATGTATGTTATAAACGAAACAAAACCACAAACAAATTTAGGCACTAAATCCCCAATTGAGACTTCGTGGGGGAGTTATCTCTTTGAAATTCATTATAAGCATATAAGCAATAAAAATCCTAACTATACTAGCCCCATAATCTTAGTGCATGATGTAAGTCCTTTATATTATAACGAACTAAAAGAAATTGTAAAAATAATTGATAAACACAATTATCAAAACAGAACATATTTATTTGTTATAGTAAACCACGATAATAGATACAACTTAAAAAATTATCCTAAATTTATCAAATTTCTTCATAAATTGGAAGATGATGGATACCACATTGAATTACATGGCTACAATCATATAGATGGTGAATTTAACTGCAACAAAGAGATTGCAGAGGAAAAAATCAAAAAATCATTGGAAATATTAAATGAGTGTGGATTCAGCAACATATCCTACATCCTACCCCCAAGATACGAAATTTCAAAAGATGCTGAAAATGTCATGCTATCATATAACCTAACCATCATAACGAAGAACTATATTTTAACAAAAACAGAAAAAATTCCAATTAAAAATAGAGAATACACTTGGTATCTACCAAAAAGTTTTACAAAAATAATGCTAATCTTAGCAGAATTTGATTACAAAACATCCAATCATCAATTCTACCTATCAATACATCCAAAAAGTATAAACTATGGAGGAGGACTTAAGTTCTTAGATGAATTCTTAAATGAAACAACAAACTAA
- a CDS encoding Rrf2 family transcriptional regulator, with translation MKVSGLTKKIMELLKTCSTTKEIAEKLNMHPKNIDRHIRTLRDLGLVETKKGKKGGIKLTKDGKYLLEKGEINLSIIKVQIVAKDRIGLLAEITSKISEINGNILSTTLEKDNEDVIIWLVIENVDIDELREKLKDTVKKLIIL, from the coding sequence ATGAAAGTTAGTGGACTAACAAAGAAAATTATGGAACTTTTAAAAACTTGCTCAACAACAAAGGAGATTGCAGAAAAATTAAATATGCACCCAAAAAATATAGACAGGCATATAAGAACTTTGCGGGATTTGGGGTTAGTTGAGACAAAAAAAGGGAAAAAAGGAGGAATAAAATTAACAAAAGATGGTAAATATCTGCTTGAAAAGGGAGAGATAAACTTATCAATAATAAAGGTTCAAATAGTAGCAAAGGATAGAATTGGGTTGTTAGCGGAGATAACATCAAAGATATCAGAAATAAATGGCAACATTTTATCCACAACTCTCGAAAAAGACAATGAAGATGTAATAATTTGGCTCGTTATTGAGAATGTGGATATTGATGAGTTGAGGGAGAAGTTAAAAGATACCGTTAAAAAATTGATAATCCTTTAA
- the cyaB gene encoding class IV adenylate cyclase — protein MIEVEIKAKINEDELENIKKTLEELGFEKIEVKEQIDIYFNGIDRDFAKTDEALRIRKENDVWFITYKGPKIDKISKTREEIEVKIEDGYKMEKILEKLGFKKVPPIRKIREIYKKEDIEASIDNVDGVGLYLELEKTIKDEKEKDTALNLLMDTLKSLNISSDRLERKSYLELLHKRGC, from the coding sequence ATGATAGAAGTTGAGATAAAAGCAAAAATAAATGAAGATGAATTGGAAAATATAAAAAAAACATTAGAAGAACTTGGATTTGAAAAAATAGAAGTTAAAGAACAAATAGACATCTATTTTAATGGAATTGATAGGGATTTCGCAAAAACAGATGAAGCGTTGAGGATAAGAAAAGAAAATGACGTTTGGTTCATAACCTACAAAGGTCCAAAAATTGACAAAATCTCAAAAACAAGAGAGGAGATTGAGGTTAAAATAGAAGATGGGTACAAAATGGAAAAAATTCTTGAAAAATTAGGATTCAAAAAAGTTCCACCAATAAGGAAGATTAGGGAAATATACAAAAAAGAAGATATTGAAGCATCAATTGACAATGTTGATGGCGTAGGGCTTTATTTAGAGTTAGAAAAAACCATTAAAGATGAAAAAGAAAAAGACACTGCCTTAAATCTACTCATGGATACACTGAAAAGTTTAAATATAAGTTCAGACAGATTAGAAAGAAAGTCATATTTAGAATTACTACATAAGAGAGGATGCTGA
- a CDS encoding anthranilate synthase component II, translating to MKVLIIDNIDSFVWNLVQYVGMLKHKVKLVDNTITLSEIRKINPDRIIISPGPKTPKEAGNCIKIIQEIDDIPILGVCLGHQCIVEAFGGEVGRAKHIMHGKTSKIEHDGEGIYKDIPNPFYGTRYHSLVAYEVPKELKITAKSLDDGYVMGVRHKKLPIEGVQYHPESVLTHSEEMPFPKLGLKLIKNFIEG from the coding sequence ATGAAAGTCCTAATTATCGATAATATAGATTCATTTGTATGGAATTTGGTTCAGTATGTGGGAATGTTAAAGCATAAGGTGAAGTTAGTAGATAACACTATAACCCTCAGCGAAATAAGAAAAATAAATCCAGATAGAATAATAATTAGCCCAGGACCAAAAACACCAAAAGAGGCAGGGAACTGTATAAAAATCATTCAAGAGATAGATGATATCCCAATTTTAGGAGTTTGTTTGGGGCATCAGTGTATTGTTGAGGCATTTGGTGGAGAGGTCGGGAGAGCAAAACACATCATGCATGGAAAAACAAGTAAGATTGAGCACGATGGGGAAGGGATATACAAGGACATTCCGAATCCATTCTATGGAACAAGATATCATTCTTTAGTTGCCTATGAGGTTCCAAAAGAGTTAAAAATAACTGCAAAAAGTTTAGATGATGGATATGTTATGGGGGTTAGGCATAAAAAATTGCCAATTGAGGGTGTTCAATACCACCCAGAGAGTGTTCTAACACATTCAGAAGAGATGCCATTTCCAAAATTGGGGTTAAAATTAATTAAAAATTTCATAGAGGGTTAA